Proteins encoded by one window of Carassius carassius chromosome 30, fCarCar2.1, whole genome shotgun sequence:
- the LOC132110633 gene encoding CUE domain-containing protein 2-like, with the protein MDLQKIIHHALHDFISSYIPHADLSTLDDVILSYITGVLEDLGFQESVEENFDVEVFVEMLEAYIPGFSDIDSVKVCEMMFNLASKMASARDTESGEMKIEEIKFPLSESSSLIHGGSREKTHNFTLQAEGATAKVTESSWDQQEQHLLEMFPKCSVTEARSALSIAKGDMEEAVRLIIEGDVQLKCSMSLDANQGKTVSAEVDQKLKASILEKYMLVDSEEDKKVHRPVTPKEAPKKLVRYHGSQVVTTKGERYHLVKKEEPDDMKKTSVSLKPAHKYRFH; encoded by the exons ATGGATCTTCAAAAAATAATCCACCACGCTCTGCACGACTTCATTTCTTCATATATTCCTCACGCGGATCTGAG taCGCTAGATGATGTGATTTTGTCCTACATCACTGGGGTGCTAGAAGATTTGGGATTTCAAGAAAGTGTGGAGGAGAACTTTGATGTAGAGGTGTTTGTTGAAATGTTGGAGGCCTACATTCCTGGTTTCTCAGATATTGACAG tgtCAAAGTCTGTGAGATGATGTTTAATCTGGCATCAAAGATGGCCTCAGCCCGGGATACAG AATCTGGAGAGATGAAAATAGAGGAAATTAAATTTCCCCTCTCAGAAAGCTCTTCTTTAATCCATGGAGGTTCAAGAGAAAAGACACACAACTTCACACTACAGGCAGAGGGAGCCACAGCTAAG GTTACTGAATCATCTTGGGACCAACAGGAGCAACATCTTCTTGAAATGTTTCCTAAATGCAGTGTGACTGAGGCCAGAAGTGCATTGTCGATTGCTAAAGGAGACATGGAGGAAGCTGTTCGTCTCATTATTGAAGGAGATGTCCAGCTTAAGTGCTCAATGTCTCTCGAT GCAAACCAAGGGAAGACGGTTTCTGCTGAAGTTGATCAGAAACTTAAAGCAAGCATTTTAGAAAA GTACATGCTGGTTGATAGTGAAGAAGACAAGAAAGTGCACAGACCAGTCACTCCAAAAGAA GCTCCTAAGAAACTGGTGCGCTATCACGGCAGTCAGGTGGTCACCACAAAGGGAGAGCGTTACCATCTAGTCAAGAAAGAAGAACCGGATGACATGAAGAAGACTTCTGTTAGTCTCAAACCAGCACACAAATATCGCTTTCATTGA
- the LOC132110632 gene encoding hypoxia-inducible factor 1-alpha inhibitor: MAAATVAEADPAETDGAAAAAAAAAAAAAAAAAAAFTDLRDTGWNESQLRQYTFPTRQIPRLSYTDPRAEVLINNEEPVVLTDTSLVYPALKWDIPYLQENIGNGDFSVYIAENHKFLYYDEKKMANFQDFVPKSRRIEMKFSEFVDKMHQTEKQGGKERVYLQQTLNDTVGRKIVVDFLGFNWNWINKQQAKRNWGPLTSNLLLIGMEGNVTPAHYDEQQNFFAQIKGHKRCILFPPDQFDCLYPYPVHHPCDRQSQVDFENPDYDKFPNFTNAVGYEAVVGPGDVLYIPMYWWHHIESLLNGGVTLTVNFWYKGAPTPKRIEYPLKAHQKVAIMRNIEKMLGEALRDPHEVGPLLNMMIKGRYDHGLS; the protein is encoded by the exons ATGGCAGCCGCGACCGTGGCTGAGGCGGACCCAGCAGAGACCGATGGAGCTGCCGCCGCCGCCGCCGCCGCCGCCGCTGCCGCCGCCGCCGCCGCCGCCGCTGCCTTCACGGATCTTCGCGACACAGGCTGGAATGAGTCGCAGCTTCGACAGTATACTTTTCCAACCCGACAGATACCGCGGCTATCCTATACAGATCCGCGTGCCGAGGTCCTCATCAATAACGAG gAGCCTGTTGTATTAACAGACACCAGTTTAGTATATCCAGCTCTAAAATGGGACATACCCTACTTGCAAGAGAACATTGGAAATGGGGACTTCTCTGTTTACATAGCAGAAAATCACAAATTCTTGTATTATGACGAGAAGAAGATGGCAAACTTTCAGGACTTTGTGCCCAAATCTCGTCGAATAGAGATGAAATTTTCTGAGTTTGTGGACAAGATGCATCAAACAGAGAAACAAGGTGGAAAAGAaag AGTGTACTTGCAACAAACTCTGAATGATACAGTTGGCCGAAAAATAGTGGTGGATTTCCTTGGATTCAATTGGAACTGGATTAACAAACAGCAAGCTAAACGAAACTGGGGACCGCTGACCTCAAATTTGCTGCTCATAGGCATGGAAG GTAATGTGACACCAGCACACTATGATGAGCAGCAGAATTTCTTTGCACAAATCAAAGGACATAAGAGATGCATCCTGTTTCCTCCAGACCAGTTTGACTGCCTCTATCCTTACCCAGTTCATCACCCATGTGACAGACAGAGTCAG GTCGATTTTGAAAATCCAGATTATGACAAGTTTCCTAATTTCACAAATGCTGTTGGATATGAGGCTGTTGTGGGACCAGGTGATGTCTTATACATCCCAATGTACTG GTGGCATCACATTGAGTCCCTGTTGAATGGAGGAGTGACCCTCACAGTAAACTTCTGGTACAAG GGGGCACCCACTCCAAAGAGGATAGAGTACCCTTTGAAAGCTCATCAGAAGGTGGCCATAATGAGGAACATAGAGAAGATGTTGGGAGAGGCCTTGAGGGACCCGCATGAG GTTGGTCCGTTGCTGAACATGATGATCAAGGGCAGATATGATCATGGACTGAGTTAA